The genome window tTTTAATCTGcattaaatgcaataatatttttctacaaTATCAATTGCATCTGTGAGCTGACTACTACTTACAGGGTATCGCCGCGTCGATCATTTATGGCATGCGCTGCGGCGTCTTTTGGCTGCCATGCTTCAATttcaagtttattaaattttatttaattattacatgATGTCTGATTATTGCTGCagcttattttattgttcTCAGCTTCATTCGCAGCTGCAAAAGACatgcaatttttgaaaaaagcacagatacacaaaaacaataagaaataataaatttaataaagaaaaaacaacaacaataaactaaGCATAAACAACTTGGCGAAAAGCTGCCGAGCGTATCGCACGTGCTGAAAGAGTTTCAAGCGAAAAAGGTCAAAACCAAATACCAAAGGGTTTGTTTATAGGTAACAATAACTATGAAGAAAGAAATAGCTGACAAAGCCGACGACTGTATACCCTGCGCATAAGTTAGCTAAACTCTAAGCAATTAAActctattaaataaaacttaaaaagcgGCGAAATTTTTGactcacttaaaaaaatattataattttttaacattaataatattactttAAATGCATTGCACATTTCATTACATTGAAATAACATAGTTTATGTAGGCTTAAAAGAGTTTTTTCGCTATAAAGAGTCGGTTCATCATCTTATTTAGTATATAAACACACATTTACCGTTTCAATGCATTAcaaatttcattgaaaaaatatgataCTCTCTACAGGAGTATACGAGAATTTGTAGTTCATgagaataaatttagttaaatacttactatgttaaaaaaaaaaacttatgcTTTATGAGTTTTGTAAATTTCTAATTCAATACAttgcaaatttcattaaataatagTGATAATACTCCTTCGCCTAGTTAAATTATCATAGGTCAGTGAaatgtacaaatttatttactattcgCAGACAACTTATCGTACTTTATGACACTATAAATGCCGCaattaatgcattaaaaaattcattagaAAGTGATCATCATCAGAGAaaggaataaaatatttacgatATGTAGAAAACTTATCAAACTTTATGACATTACAAATGCCGTTTTTAATGCATTGCAAAATTCATTAGAAATTGGCAAATACTCTGGCTTGGAGTGCTTAAAGGCTGATTCATCTTTTAAATATGGAATAGTGAAGAAGGTATATGAGCCATATATGATAAGACATGCCAATCAGACAGTGCGGCCACCTAGCCGTTTGATCTTGCCTAGGGTCTCAACTAATTGTAGGCAATTCATTAGAATTAACTAGATAAAATGGCAGACGGCGAAATACGAGTTCGAGTATTATTTGCCCCATTCACGATAAGCCGAAATGAAGGCAAATaatgacaataaaataaaagagatggctaaaagcgaaaacaaatcttttatattgtatatacataaatgagTGTTCCTCGAATTATTGGATGACAACTCAAGTTCCTGATTATCAAAACGGAACAAATCGGCGACAACATTaacaatcataataaaaataataataacaagatCATAAAGCACATCCCATCGAATTGGCCATTCAAGTCTTAATCGAAAAAAACATGGAAGGTACtgatattaaatgtttatgttCCGACTTGTTTGATTTACAATTAATGCAATTAGGCATTGAAATGGCATCCATTAAATTATAGCGCTATATAATTGTTTATCTGCCTACGAATTGTGAAATTTTCGAAGCTTTTTGCGtgagaaataaatgaaaccaTTCAATGAGCTCGTCATGCTGCATCAAACATACCATGGAATGTCgagaaaattcttaaaattgacCTTCAAAAGCGTAGAAGTTATAAAAGAATCCATGAATATCCAATAAAACTTGATAAATGTACTTCATGATCAATTTAGTGAAGAATTTATGCATGGAATGTGCTTAAGAAAGAAATCATATTCTGATTAGGCTTGATCaatgtattttcaaataatttttaaactgaagAAACCACCGAAGTACTTTAAGAATCTTTACAGGGTAGCTAGCAACTTTACTACCCTTCCCCGCACAGTCCGCTCGATGGATTACACTGTTATTTTCAGGGTTACAGACTCAATCTTATCACTGCATTAGCTTTCATGAATGTTATCTGTATCGCAGATATATACAGTTAGACTTTGTCTAAGATGAATGAAAACTTAGTcataaaatgaattatatatattatataaataattgttgatCTCTTGTCTGATATTACAGCGAATAATGAAAGCAATTTTCTGGAAACATCGCTCAGATATTTGGATGAACAGCTACTATTCGATTTACTGCCCAGGGGCACGTGTCCCGGCGAAGAGGCCGATGCACCGCTGGATGAATTCCCAGAGTTCTTTACACGTAAGTtattatacaataattaatagtttttatttttaaaaggtattttcattgttttacttggctatttttttcttatgcttaatttttaaagttaaaaaatcataGCAACATAAATCACagaaaaagtttaagattCAAATTTGGATGGTGAATGAAAAAATTCGTTGCTGACATTCTGAAgttatgataaaataaaaaacaaagaaaacataTACGTTCCTAAAAacttctcaaaaaaaaataggtataaaaaaataattttaaagtttatttccCGAGCTACGATACAAAAATGagattataaattcaaaaattacttgaataaaaattcgattttaaaaactttacaagaaaaatataaagttaattataaaaaattgtttagtgAATTTTCGTCAGTTaaaaaaagaagtttattTCTGGAATTATGATgaacaattgtttttcaacTCCTAAATTGATATAGAGAAAAATcagattttaaacaaattttccaGCCAAAAAAAGGTGACtacagaaaattttaaagtgttttttagtCAGCTGAGCgctataacttttaaaatatattgtatagttgctaaaacttattttttgagtGTTACCAAGTGTTAATGGCCAATAACGATAACTGGATTCTATATGTTAACtgtgatttgatttttatgatgtGATTGGAGCATGTTTAACACCTGCATAGATGCGATCTACATTATGGCATTGATTAAACATTGATGGACAGCATACTTGTGGACGTttgtagtttaaaatttaagagagacagagagggtaGAGTATTAAATCTACACTTGAACTTGTCGTGTCCCTGCGTGCAATGGTCAGTGTCCAATTTCAATGCGGTCTTCCTGCTGTTTGGCTCAGCGAACGCGTTATCACTGGGCCAGGGTCAATACAAGTGGCATGATAAGCTGATAGGCTGAAACTGGCAATGGCCAGTAAATCAGTCGCCGCAAATgggtttcatttaaaaaaaaaaaagcttcaCACATAAACCAtactattatattataaccCCCTGATTGTCTATTTTTACGCTCTCTAACTCGTTTCTCGTATCTGTTTTCTTGGCTGCTCTTCAAATCGTGGCTTCTTATCGCTGGCAAACTTGTGTGTGAAAACCTTTAATTAAACTACAACACTTGGGAACATGTATACATGTATCTCTAGTTTAACTCTGAcgttttgtaataaatattgtatcaGAATGCCAATGCGATTGTAAACTGCATAGACTGCATGATAACACTACGATAAAGATATATTCAGCcctttaaagttaattaaaactcTTAGTCAGCATCTAAATTTGTAAGCCatactataattttaaagatttcagAGATACAGCaactaaatttgaaaatatcttattATCAAGTCTGATACAAATTTTAACCATATTTTATGGGAAAACTAGGGAAGATTTTCTGAACTGAAACTTAACttattgtatataataataaaacaacataatttaatgcaattactCAATTTTCTTAACATCATAATAtcgtttctatgacagctataaaGAAAAGTTATCTAATCTGTTCAAATTcaatacatatacttattattaGCTATTGTAAACCACTGCaccaaatttcattaaatttcataCACTAAAAGCTGAGTTCACATAGAACATTAGATGATAATGATGGAGTTTTCTCTTAATTTGTACAGTGGAACAGCTACGCCAGGGCTGGGTAGTATTGCACGTCTTTGCCgcaatatatttctttatattgcTGGCGATAATATGCAATGATTATTTTCTGCCCACCGTCGAGTGCATCTGTGAGGATCTTCATCTGTCCAAggatgtggcagctgcaacatttATGGCAACGGCCACCTCAATGCCAGAGTTCTTTACAAATACAATAAGTACGCTTATACTCGATTCGGATATGGGATTGGGCACAATTATTGGATCCCTAATGTTTAATACATTGGGTGTAGCGGGTCTTGCGGCGCTTTGTATTAATAAGGTAGgtttcaaataacaaaaaaagaggTTTTCTTaactatatctatatatatatctatatatatatgttttgctTGCAGCCAGTACAATTGGATTGGTGGCCCATAGCGCGAGATTgtattatctatatatttaatactatCGTTTTGTTGGTACTCGCTTGGGGTGGAAGCATCAGTTTTGTTGAATCCTGCATTATGATGGGCTTCCTGGTGCTCTACTATCTCATCACgttcaacaataacaaatttatgccCGCCATACGCGTCTTTATTGAGGATCGCATGAATTGTTGCTTTTCCACGCGTTACGGTAAGTTTACTATATTCCTATAATTCctgataaaatcaaaaatatgattaaaaattttctaaatttcctaatgcatatataaatcaactattaagaagttttatttaactaaaaacataCTTAACTGGACATGTTAATAGAATATAAGTAGTAAAATCTAATGAAAAAcccgaaaaattaaaaatgcatttatcctctaaaaatttaattaattaaattttagttaaatcttGTAATATAGTCTATTATTTAAGGATTTtgtagtttattattatattagattcggtaaaaattcaaatttttgtattgttgttttttagatCTGACCGAACCCCCAGAGAACAGTGCTAAAGCTCAGTTGCCATTGAAAAAGGATCCTCTGTCGGGTGATGGTCTATTTGTGGTCAACTTTCCGGAGAATACATCTTCCATGTCATCCACAGCAAATTTGACGCATTCAAAGAACTGTAAGTATCGCACCTAACCTCATTTATTAGCAGCAATATTATAGAATCGATAACAGAACAGACTCTTCAACTTATCGATATTTTTCGGTTGCTTACAGGGAATGGCGAAGATGAGGATGTGGACCAGGGACCAGACAGCATCTTTGCATATCCCCACAATGCAtctaatttctataaattctGGTGGGTCTTTGTATTCCCCATCAAACTGTTACTGCGCGTCCTCATTCCACATCCGATGCGACATCGCCGCTTGTATCCATTATCCTTCATCATGTGCATCATCACAATCGGCGCTAATGCCTATGTGATTGTCTGGATGTTGACGGCCTTTGGTGTCGCCATTCGTGTACCTACGATTGTCATGGGTCTCACATTCCTCGCCGCTGGATCCACAATGCCCGAGGCGGTTTCCAGTCTGATCTCATTACGAAATGGTAAGTACTAGTGATGTACAAATTCAACGATAAACAGACAAGTCAATTTTCGCGAAGCGATTTTCAACTCTACTTCAACTcgattattcttttttaacgATTAATTGAGCTAATGATATCGATTGTCAAATCAATTCtattcaatttcaactttactccattactgtccatttttatcACACATTTCCCTTAaggtttttttaaaactacaaaatgtcataactttgtcagatctttaccgatttctttgcggaatatcaatatTATCAATATTCAGCCTCTTTTTTgactctgcatcaaaattggaaaatatattttttttttcatcattgTAAATTTTTCCCGTACTTACGATCTAAGTATTTTTCCCATACTCTCCATTTGACACttattcaaaaacttcaaattgtcatacgCGTAAGTCGATGTATTATTTTGCAATCTATCGACAACTctattcattttcttgtcgATTTAAAAACTCGAttcaaagtttaaatttacattacaTAAGTCAGAGAATTAagattaatttgttgttatttcttttatttacagGTGAGAGTGGCATTGGAGTGTCCAACTCGTTGGGCGCCAATTCCCTGGCCATCTTGTTATCGCTGGGAGTGCCATGGTTCGTGAAGAACTGTATGAACTACAGCAGCGGGGAGAAGCAACAGGTCGGCACCCAAGGCATCGAGTATAACATTATCATATTGATATTATCGACAATTGCGCTATTTATTATCTTAAGTTGTAGTGGCTATCGATTAACGAAACGTGTGGGCGTGGCCCTATTTACCGTTTACACAGTGTTCATAGTGCTGCAGATATTGATCGAGATGAACGTGTTCTTTCCACTCGTTTGCAGCAGCTAGTTCCGATTACACACTATCGATTCCAAAATTAGTTCCGATTACACTTCCCATACCAACTTTAgttccagttgcagttgcagttcgATAAACGCGAATTTCGAGCTGGAGTTTCATGCTATTTAGCTTCTGGCTGGCACCAGAGCAACAACACGCACtgaatgaaatttcaaaatcattgAACTTATTCCGTTAAATTCAAACTGTCAACTTTAGTGCAATAGAtccatgtatatatgtatatatcgaTGTGACCTTAGTTATTATTTCGTTCTaactaaacaaaattcaaatgttttaataaCTTCAGTCATTGGGAAatgttttcgattttttttttcgtattgtTCTGTTAGCTTAGGTACTTCTTAAGACTGTCTACTGTTTAGGTATGAATAATCCACTGCTACAGACTTTCCCCACTgtacacaccaacacacaacTATTTATAATACCCTATACGTCACAAATTTCAACTGGTACCAAAGCGCAACATTCTATAATATAGGAGATAGAAGAGAGTTATAAGCTCCAAAGCGAATTACCAATAAGTAACCAAATgctgtatataattatatatagtgTATAGAACTATCTatatattaactatatatctgtatatatatatatatatatgtacatattttaagtGCCCTGCGATATTTATGGCCTTTGGCTAGACTTTTCCTTAATTATGTATAGGTATATTGATATCAATGTTGATATTTCATAATGTGTAcgcattattataattgttaccattaccattaccattaccGTTATTGTTACAGTTACATaactaaatacattttgttattaatttatacaaatacatttaacGACAAATATTACCAATTGTGATTTTCTTGAATGAtagcaaagcaaaacaacaataacaaaaaaaaaaaagtgaataaaataatgaaattgtaaCACTCAAGTGTCTTACGGTTCTCAAGTGGCCTGTGGATTGGATCGAGACGTGTGTGATTTGTTGCTAAGTGTGTGCACACTGTGTGCGTACACTGTACTTACAAACAGTTGACTCATATAATACtaagcaataaataacaacaacattgttttgggaattttttctttttaaaagggaattttcattttataaccCTTGACTTTAAGAGTTTGcctttcttttcaatttgttcTTGTACATCACATAAATAAGTTGATAAATGAGAtcaaacacatatatatatgtacctTATAAATATAGCAAGtatacactgagagaaataatataaatttaaaagcaaaataaaactataattatGCTAGTGTTGATGTGATTTCGAATCGAGTATAAtcttataagtatataaaacttattttctaaattacaAACACAATGTgaatatgaatgaatgaatgtatGAATAATCGAATGcacttctctctttctctttaaaaAGTGAGCGACTTTATAATTGTTgtcggttttgtttttgatatgAGGAAGAAAATGGGAGATTGTAAGCGATTGTTTGTCAAATTAACATGcgtataaatatgcaattagTTTTTCTCAtcataaatacttataaataattgcttGTTGAAGCTTTTCGTCttattatttctttacatATTCGTATAATTTTGGTAtactttttctttctttcttttttctttgccacaaaatgcaatacaatacatatacatatatataatactaataataaaggaagttttaaaaactttttgcgTCATACTTTATGctttttcattcttttcttGTTGTCAATCTTCACATGTTCCTTCATTTCTTATCATTTCATGTCACGGATGTTCCATGAACAAATTCAGTCTGAGCAATTACAATTCAAATGTGCTTGCGAATtacatttaacattaaaatgttgtgtAGGGAAATGAGGGATCAGTTTGTAGGGTGGGGTGTGGTAAATGTTCGCAACgctttttttaagcttttagcAGCGCTTGGAACAACAAATTGGCACAATTATTATGACATTCATAGAACAAACAACTAAGCAAAGTATttcaacttaaataataaaaaaaaaaaaaatagtacaaggtatgtaataataaattaaattttaactataCAAAGCTATTAGGCGACAGTTGacattgatgttgttgtcgctgctgttaTTGTGGCAATCATCTTGTTGCAAgcttgcaattgtttttctattttctttctcATTTATTTTGGCTTGAAGCCTTGGCTGTCTGTCTTCAATCCTGTTCTTTTTATTAGGTGCAGCAATGATGTCCGTTCTTAACGTAATAATTGTGCATGGCAACTGTACCGTTTTTGCTATAGCTACCGTTATAttgactgttgttgctgttgttgctcaggTTATTGCCGTTGCTGCCATTTGCAATGTTGCcgttagcagcagcaacattattgccgctgttgttgccactgttgttgttgctgttactgttgctgccacaattggttgcagttgcagcagtgccattgtcgttgtcattaTCGGTGCTTGTGGCAGCATCGAATGCCTTTATATGATTCTGGATGATTTTGCACGTGAACTGACGATGTTGACCGGGCTCctgttgcatttttaaaaacgtgaaattttattagaaattccCTTACAAATTCTTACAGCTAGtgaagtaattgttttgacaaaataaatatttgttttttagtcttattaaaattataaacagtTAATGCAACATCATTATTTTCCTTGGtaaaactataattatattgttcggaaattaaagtgaaatcatattaatatatcatttagctgtcaTATGCGCGATCTGCCAAGAATCATCTTTAGTACGATGTatgaaattgattaaaagtaaaaactttcgatttaaaatttgtattttttattttttttttacgaattcaatcaaatttaaatgcagaatgaatttgaaGGCCGAatattgatcaaaatgacattccgcatgaaaatcggttcagttttggcaaagttatgacagtttgaagttggtccgactTTGGATccagcaactttacaagtcaaaatttttgtccaatttccaatgattttttaccaaaaaatgaaaggtcccagaatcaagtttaaagtgttgtttaatactaattacgatataaggagttgattaaaagttaaaacttaagatttaaaatttttaatttttgaaattccaaaggggggacccttagcatcgaaatcaatatctagaggaaaatattttttttgacgaattcaataaaatttatatgcagaatgaatttgaaggccaaaccatgatcaaaatgacattccgcttgaaaatcggttgagttttggcaaagttataacagtttgaagtttgaatATCTGACTACTTTATCCTATAACTGTCATAAGAACAATCAGTcgaatattgaatacatgtaaGTGTATTGAAATTCGGTGCGAcaatataataacatttttttttttttggtttaaaaaaaaccaaggaATTGATGActattttttggaaaataataactgttattatgtattttgtcaaaatagtTACTTAACTTACTGTACATATGTGTTCATGTATATTGCgtttacatacatttgtgtttgtgtgggtgcgtgtgtgtgtgtttgtgtaggTGTGCGCGTGTAGATTTACATACCTTTGGCTGTATGGGAAAACAGCACCAGAGTATGAAAGCTATAAATGCCACCAGTGTGCCCACAAGCAATATGAAATCCTCAATGGTCTGCACAAATTGAACAATaagaatatgtataaaaatcaatgttTACGCATTATTATGTTTATGCATTAGTATAAGTGCATGcagtctctgtgtgtgtgtgtgctttagTTTTGTTATTGCAATTACTGTAATTGTGTGAGcgatgtctgtgt of Drosophila innubila isolate TH190305 chromosome X, UK_Dinn_1.0, whole genome shotgun sequence contains these proteins:
- the LOC117787762 gene encoding putative uncharacterized protein DDB_G0287599 isoform X1, encoding MTPFDDFVYLINHVLLGEEPTIEDFILLVGTLVAFIAFILWCCFPIQPKEPGQHRQFTCKIIQNHIKAFDAATSTDNDNDNGTAATATNCGSNSNSNNNSGNNSGNNVAAANGNIANGSNGNNLSNNSNNSQYNGSYSKNGTVAMHNYYVKNGHHCCT
- the LOC117787752 gene encoding sodium/potassium/calcium exchanger 3, whose product is MLKNARLLLGVFILFASLITDTQATANNESNFLETSLRYLDEQLLFDLLPRGTCPGEEADAPLDEFPEFFTLEQLRQGWVVLHVFAAIYFFILLAIICNDYFLPTVECICEDLHLSKDVAAATFMATATSMPEFFTNTISTLILDSDMGLGTIIGSLMFNTLGVAGLAALCINKPVQLDWWPIARDCIIYIFNTIVLLVLAWGGSISFVESCIMMGFLVLYYLITFNNNKFMPAIRVFIEDRMNCCFSTRYDLTEPPENSAKAQLPLKKDPLSGDGLFVVNFPENTSSMSSTANLTHSKNWNGEDEDVDQGPDSIFAYPHNASNFYKFWWVFVFPIKLLLRVLIPHPMRHRRLYPLSFIMCIITIGANAYVIVWMLTAFGVAIRVPTIVMGLTFLAAGSTMPEAVSSLISLRNGESGIGVSNSLGANSLAILLSLGVPWFVKNCMNYSSGEKQQVGTQGIEYNIIILILSTIALFIILSCSGYRLTKRVGVALFTVYTVFIVLQILIEMNVFFPLVCSS
- the LOC117787762 gene encoding putative uncharacterized protein DDB_G0283223 isoform X2, which encodes MTPFDDFVYLINHVLLGEEPEPGQHRQFTCKIIQNHIKAFDAATSTDNDNDNGTAATATNCGSNSNSNNNSGNNSGNNVAAANGNIANGSNGNNLSNNSNNSQYNGSYSKNGTVAMHNYYVKNGHHCCT